One Ranitomeya variabilis isolate aRanVar5 chromosome 5, aRanVar5.hap1, whole genome shotgun sequence DNA window includes the following coding sequences:
- the LOC143773344 gene encoding uncharacterized protein LOC143773344 has protein sequence MRNNYCFPHRFSVQPITYPTPPYMSIRREGIEMFQLPVTQRKLMDMIKKFDPNDISYIDDQEFITMQKTDITSIRDPLSKYFVIKGDTVWARSLQGANEQAKFKVSLYINLNKTKPPITLQVQNQDLFLSYQPNEQRQLKVLPLGQRNLDITNPDTRHFFFNIIEVANKKFSLEPVTEPDWFISTAPDNGPVTVEPSSDQTHYMAFSFDINFNIGYISGSRVRLDTEDTSKYDASFYSYNNRTVRDRYRSFLARDGYRMDVCSLGLDDPYRRRRQDNHRQSYYLGWH, from the exons ATGAGGAACAATTACTGTTTCCCGCATCGGTTTTCTGTGCAGCCAATTACATATCCGACGCCTCCATACATGAGCATTCGGAGGGAAGGGATTGAAATGTTCCAGCTGCCTGTGACGCAACGCAAGTTGATGGATATGATAAAAAAGTTTGATCCAAATG ATATCTCATACATCGATGATCAAGAGTTCATAACTATGCAAAAGACGGACATCACCTCCATTCGAGATCCATTAAGTAAATACTTTGTCATAAAAGGTGACACTGTGTGGGCAAGGTCACTGCAAGGTGCCAACGAACaag CAAAATTCAAGGTTAGTCTATACATCAACTTGAACAAAACAAAGCCCCCCATTACACTACAAGTCCAAAACCAGGACCTGTTCCTCTCCTATCAACCCAACGAACAAAGACAGCTGAAAGTGTTG CCTTTAGGACAGAGGAATCTTGACATCACAAACCCCGACACCAGACATTTTTTCTTCAACATCATTGAAGTCGCCAACAAAAAATTTTCACTGGAGCCGGTGACGGAACCGGACTGGTTCATCAGCACCGCTCCTGATAACGGCCCGGTTACTGTGGAGCCTTCCTCGGACCAGACCCACTATATGGCCTTCTCATTTGATATAAATTTTAATATAGGATATATCAGCGGGTCCAGAGTTAGACTTGATACAGAGGACACATCCA AATATGATGCCTCATTTTACTCCTACAACAACAGAACCGTCCGGGACAGATACCGATCTTTTCTAGCACGAGATGGTTATCGAATGGATGTATGTTCCCTGGGGCTGGACGATCCATACAGGAGGCGCAGACAGGACAACCACCGCCAAAGTTATTACCTGGGATGGCATTAA